GATATCGAGATCTCAGTCCCGGATGATAACCTCCGCGTCGCCTCGGGGATCAGATACCTCCATAGACGCCTGGATGAGGGAGAGGTCTATTTTACTGTGAACACGACCGCCGAAAAGGTTCAGGCTGAGATAAGCCTCCCCGTCCGGGGAAGGCTCGAGCATTGGGATGCCGAGACCGGCGAGGTGTCATCGGTTCCCTTTGAGGTGGATGAGGGAGGGATTCGGTTCAGATGGGGTTTCGAGCCCTATGAGTCGGCCCTGTTCGTCATCCGGAGAGATGGGGGAACGGATGATGAGGTGAGGTCGAGGATAGACCAGAGGGAGCTTGAGCTGATCGACACATTGGATGGGGAGTGGGAGTTCAAGGCGGAGGAGCCGAACGCTCTGCCGCTTGAGAGGTGGGAGATGTCGATCCGAACTTCGGGCGATTGGACTCACTACGAGTATACCTCCCGTTTCAAGGCCGACTACATCCCCAGATCGCTCCTCCTGATGTTGGATGATATCGAGGGAAGACGGTCGTTTATGGAGGGGAGATCGCTACAGATCCTGATAAACGGTGTCCAGGTGGAGGGGATGGGTTTCCAGAACCACATAGATCCCAAATGGAAGACCGTTCAGATATCGCCCTTCCTCATAAAAGGCGAAAACGAGCTCAAACTCGTCTTTCAACATCAGAGCTGGGCGGGCGAGCCTCAAATTCTGACCTATCCGCCCAAGCTCCTCGGAGACTTCTCCCTGAGGAGAGGGGAAGAGGAATTCGTCATATCCGAGCCTCGAAGGAGAATGCCGGCAGGCGGATCATGGACCGAGAACGGGTATCCCTTCTATTCAGGGGTAGCCCTTTACTCCAGATGGATTGAGGTGCCAAAGGAGATCAAGCTCCTTTTCGTCGAAGCGGAGGAGGTTGCGGATATGGCCGAATTCATCGTAAACGGCAGGAATGTAGCCGTTCGACCTTGGCCTCCTTTCACGGCGAGGGTAGAGGATATGAGCGGCGGTGAGATCCTGCTGCAGATAAGGGTCATCAATTCGATGGCCAACTTCATCGAATCGGACCCCAAGCCATCGGGCCTGCTCGGTCCGGTGCGACTTTGGGGGATTTCATGATATGGAGGTAGTATATGATCGAAATATCGAGGGATATATGCGGTTACTGCGGCACCTGTGCAGGCGTGTGTCCCCAAAACGCCATAACCCTTCTGGATCTCTTCGTCGAGATAGAGCATGAGAAATGTATCCGCTGTGGGCTTTGCGTCAGGGCATGCCCGCTGGGCGCCTTAAAGCTGCGTGCAAAGTCATCCGATTGCCTTTGATACAGGGATATGCTAAAATAAGGCCGAAGCTCGATGAAAGGAGACCGAACTTGGACGCTATGGAGCTTAAACCGCATGAGATAGAGGCGGTGGAGTTTCTCAAAAAAGGCAGGGAGAAACTGCTCAAGGAGATCAGGAAGGTCATTATAGGTCAGGGTGAGGTCATCGACCAGATATTGATCGCCTTTTTCTCCAGAGGGCATTGTCTGTTGGTAGGTGTTCCGGGGCTGGCCAAGACCTTGCTCATAAGCACGATCGCCCAGATATTGGATCTGAAATTCAACAGGATCCAGTTCACCCCTGATCTGATGCCTTCCGATATAATCGGCACGGATATCATCCAGGAGGATATAGATACTGGCAGGAGGTATTTTAAGTTCATGCCCGGCCCGATATTCGCCAACGTGGTTCTGGCTGATGAGATAAACAGGACCCCTCCTAAAACCCAGGCTGCTCTGCTTCAGGCGATGCAGGAGTATAAGGTCACGGCCGGAGGCACGACATATGAGCTCGACCCGCCCTTCTTCGTTCTGGCGACGCAGAACCCGATAGAGCAGGAGGGAACTTACCCCCTTCCGGAAGCACAGCTCGATAGGTTCATGTTCAGCATCTACATGGACTACCCCTCCTCGGAGGAGGAAGAGGAGATAGCGCTAACCACCACTTCAGCCTATGAGCCGCAGCTTGAAAAGGTGATGAGCAAGGAGGAAATAATCGAGCTACAGGATGTGGTCAGAAGGGTGCCGATAGCCAGGGATGTGGTCCGATATGCCGTAAGATTGGTCAGAAGCTCAAGGCCGTCCGACGAGATGGCGCCCCCGTTCATCAGGGATTGGGTCGCGTGGGGAGCGGGGACAAGGGCCATACAGTATCTCGTGCTGGGAGCTAAAGCCCGGGCGGTCATGCTCGGCAGATATCACGCATCCTATGAGGATATACAGGCCATCAGCAAGCCCGTCCTCAGACATAGAATCCTGACCAACTTCAATGCCGAGGCGGACGGGATAACAAGTCTCGACATCATAGATAGATTGCTCGAGACCGTAAAACCGTAGGACAGGGTTATAACATGCAATATGATATAGCAGCCAAAGTCACACTGGAAAGAGGAAAGGAGGTGATACTGACCAGATTCCTGGGGGTGGAAGCCGAGCAGATTGAGTTGATCGAGGAATTGCCTGAGGAAACGGTGAGCCTTCGCAGGAGCGATTTTCCCATGCGGGTGACGCTAAAGGATGGCGAGGAGATAATCGTGCTTCTGGAATTTCAAACCGCCTTCAGTCGGGAATTCATCTGGAGGCTGATCGAATATACCATGCGGTTCAGGCTGAGATATAAGATCAAGGTGATTCCAGCGGTGATTATCTTAACGCCTTCAAAGCTGGCAACCGGATCCTATGAGGATGAGATCGTGTCTTTCAGGTATAAGGCGATCAGAATTTGGGAGGAAAACGCTGTCGACTACCTCAATGAGGAGGCGGTATACCCGTTTATTCCGCTCATGAGAGGTGGAGAAAAACTCGTTGATGAAGTTGAGGAAAAGATCTACGAATCCGAAGAGCTAACCACCGAGGAAAAGGGAGATATCCTGACGGCGATGGCCATATTTGCCGGTTTGAAGGATAAGGGGATGACACGATCCCTTATCGAGAGGAGGAGAGACATCATGATTCAATCGGTCGCTTATGAGATGATAAAAGAAGAGGGGTTAAGGGAGGGCATTAAGGAGGGATTGCAACAGGGATTACAACGGGGATTCCGTGATTCGATACTTCAGGTCTTGGAGGAGAAGTTCAGCATTGTTCCCTCTAGAGTGATCAGGGCGATAGGTCAGGTAGAGGAACCTGAGGTATTAAAGGTCATGCTCCGAGCTGCCTTGAAATCCTCCTCTTTGGAGGAATTCGAGGAGAAAATCAAAGCTATTTCAGGGTGAGACATGGCACTGGTTAACATGAAGGATATGTTGGAGGACGCGAAAAGGCATAAATACGCCGTAGGTGCCTTTAACGTCCTAAATATAGAATCCCTGCAGGGGATACTTGAGGCGGCGGTCGAGCTCAAGTCTCCCGTGATCATAAACATCGCCGAGGTTCATTTCGACTACGTGGACATGGAGGCGATGGCTCCCGTGGTGCAGCGCGCTGCACAGCTTGCCCCTATACCGGTGGCGTTGCATCTGGACCATGGGTTGAGCCTTCAGACCATCGTCAGGGCGATAAGATGTGGCTTCACCTCGGTGATGTATGACGGATCGGAGTATCCCCTCGAGGAGAACATCCGCCGCACCAAACAGATAGTGGACATATGTCATTCCGTCGGCGTGACCGTAGAAGCTGAGCTGGGACAGGTCACCGGCGGCGAGGGAGGAAGTAAGGAGGGAACGGTCGCTGAGCCCTCCCTCTTTACCGATCCACAGGAGGCCGCCATATTCGTCGAGGAAACCGGCGTGGATGCCCTCGCTGTGGCGATCGGAACCGTACACGGGCTGTACAAGGGGGAGCCGAAGCTGGATTTCGACCGTCTCGCCGAGATAGCCCGCCGCGTGAATATCCCCCTCGTGCTGCACGGAGGAACGGGGGTCCCGGATGAGGATTTCAAACGGGCGATCCAACTGGGCATATGTAAGGTTAACTTTTACACCCAGACCAGCATAGCCGCCGTTAACAGGATCAAGGAACGATTGCGTAAGGAGCCGGACCTGATAAAATTCCCCGAACTGCTCCTAGAGGCAAAGATCGGAATCAAAGAGACGGTTAAACGGCAGATACAGGTTTTCGGTAGCGTCGGGATATGCGATCATCCGAATCCACTGTGTAATAGCTGTCGCGCATGCCAGCTCGGAAGGAGCAGATTCGGAGAGGAAGAGACAGTGGTGCGGGGTGAGCCGACCTCCATCATTCCCGAGGAGGAACTGGTGGAGATAATCTCCAGGGTCACCGCTTCGGTGCTGAGGGAGATAGGATGATGGACGGATTGAAGGTCGTCATACCGGCCGCCGGGGCGGGAACGAGGCTCAGGCCCCATACGCATACCACGCCTAAAACCCTCGTCCGCGTGGCCGGTAAACCCATACTCGGCCATGTGTTGGACGGCCTCTCCACGCTGCAGATCGAAGAGCTGATCGTCGTCGTCGGCTATATGGGGGATAAGATAAGGGATTTCATACACGAAAACTACGATCTTAAGGTCACCTTCGTCGAACAGCCGGAACGGCTGGGGTTGGGCTACGCCATAAGCCTGACGAAAGAGGCCGTCGGCAACTCCCCCCTCTTCATCACCTTGGATGACACCATAATCGAGTTCGACCTGCACGGCATGCTCGAAAACGGCTACTCGGCTATAGGGGTCAAGGAGGTGGATGACCCCCGTCGCTTCGGCGTGGTGGAGCTGAAAGATGGATTCATCGAGCACCTTGTTGAAAAGCCGGATATCCCGCCCAGCAACCTGGCCATCGTAGGGGTATACTTCATCCGTAATTCCCCTCTTCTCTTCGAATGCCTGGACGAGATAATAAGGAAGGGGATAAAGGTCAGAGGCGAGTATCAACTCACCGATGCATTGCAGATGATGATCGAAAGGGGTGAGAGGATCAGGGCCTTCCCGATAGACGGATGGTTCGATTGCGGCAAACCCGAGACGTTGCTGGCGACCAACAGACATCTGCTTGAAAAGCAAGGGGATGAGTATGATGTGCCCGGCTCGATCATCATCCCGCCCGTCTTCATCGGCTCAGCGACGAGGATAGAGAGATCCATAATCGGTCCCTACGTCTCCATCGCCGAGGGGTGTTTTATCTCCAATTCGATTTTGCGGGATTCTATAATCAACGAAAACGCCAGGGTCAGCGATGTATTGCTGGATGGGTCGCTGATCGGAGCAAATGCCACCGTCAGCGGCAGACCATATAACCTGAACGTGGGCGACTCGTCGGAGGTGAACCTCAGTTGAAAAAACCGCCCCGGGTAAACCCCAACCTCGTCATAAGGGATATGAGGGCCGGCAAGGTATTGCCCCTCTATCTCCTCTGCGGCGAGGAGGAGTATCTGATCGAGACGACCCTGGGGAAGATGATAGAGGTGCTCCTGCCGGATGAAAAGGTGAGGGATTTCAACCTTGAGATCTTTGAGGGCGGAGATGTATCAGCGGGCGAGGTGATAGCGGCGGCTGAGACGTATCCTTTAGGAGCAGCCAGACGCGTGATCGTCGTCAGGAATCCGAGCTTCCTCACGGGGATCAAATCAAACGGTTTGGAGCTACTGCGCAAAGGAATCGAGCATTTTCAATCAGGTAACCTCTCCAGAGCAGCCCAGTACCTCTCCAGAGCCTTAGGCCTTCACCCGGAGGAAATGGAGGATGGGAGAAAACTCTCCTACGCCATATCCGCCTTTAAGTCCGAAAATGAAGGGAACCTGGATCAGGAGGAGGTCGAATTCCTCGACAGAGCCGTCGAGCTTTTCAGAGATGTGGAGGTGCCCTCATCGGGCGGAGGAAATGATACCGGAAGGTTCATGGATTGGATCAAATCCGGACTTCCACCGACGGCCGTGTTGATACTCATCATCTCAGGCCCTATCTCACTGCCCGCCGTCCTTCAGGAGGAGATACAGAGGATCGGGCTCGTGATAAACTTCGAGCATCTCCGATCGAGCTATGCCCTTTCCAGAGATCCGATGTTCAGGGCCGTCTCGAAGCATCTGGCCCGGTTCAACAAAACCATCTCCCCCGAGGCCTTCTCCCTTTTGAGGGAGAGGTGCGAGAACGATCTGGGACGTGTCTTCGAGGAGCTTGAGAAGTTGGTTCCCTACGCCGGAGATAGGAACCGGATAGAGGAGGAGGATGTGGATCGGGTTGTGCCCGAGTCGATCTCAAGCCGCATCTTCGAGCTGACGGACGCCATCGGGGGGAAAGACCTTTCAAAGGCCCTCAAGGCGTTGTGGCAGACGCTCCGAAGCGGCGAGCCGCCGATTAAAGTCCATGCCCTTATCACTCGCCAGATCAGGCTTATCTTTCAGGCGAAGCTCATAATGCAGAGGGGTATCATCAGGGGAGACATGCGTATGATGGATTACAGGAGGTTTTCCGAGACGGTCTACAGGAGCATCCCTGATATGGCCGTTAACCTCCTCCCGTCATCACGTCAATATAATCTGCTCAAACAGAAGCCGTTCCCCCTCTTTCAGGCCCTGAGGCTGGCCGATAACTTCACCGTAGACGAGCTGAAAAGGGATATAGAGAGATTGCTTGAAGCGGATATAGCCCTTAAGACCGGTCGAGCCAGCCCTGAGCTGATCCTGGAGGAGCTCGTCATAGATCTCTGTTCAGGGAAGGAATCCAAGGAGGGGAGGTAATCGAGATGATGTTCTTCCCGTGGATCTTCCCGCTAATCATGATCATCATTCCGTTCCTCCTCTTCGCATTTGTCTCATGGATCATCATCAGGACGGCGACCTCACCTTTCAGGAAAAAAGAGGATACAGCGTATTCCGGTCGAAGGTTCGAGACGATAAAATCGGAGGTGGATTCGCTGAAAAGGGAGATAGAGGATCTCAAGGATCTGACGGCAGAGCTGACGATACTCATCCATGACCGACTGACCGAGGTGAGAAGGGATGAACCTTGAGATGTTGAAAGAGCGCCTGGAAAGGGGGGAGAACCTGCATACGGAGTTCAAGATATGGCCCGTTCACCCTGATGATCTGGCCTCGTCCATCGTTGCCTTCGCGAACACGGATGGAGGACAGATCATCTTGGGTGTGGACGATAAGGGAGGGATCATGGGCATCGATGAGGACGAATTGGATCGGGCCGCGCAGTTCGTGGACAACGTCTCCTTTAACAACTGTGTGCCACCTGTGACGGTCGTTCAAGAGACGATTCGAGACGAAATGGGGCGGATAGTTCTGGTGGTCAACGTGCCGAAAGGCGATCTGCGTCCATATAGGACCAATCGGGGCGTTTACTACATACGCACCTCATCGGGACGTCGTCATGCATCACGAGAGGAGCTTTTGCGACTGTTTCAAACCGTGGAGAGCATATATTACGACGAAACGCCGGTGATGGGTAGTTCGATGGATGATTTGGACGAGGAAGCCGTTGAGGAGCTATTGGATAAAATCGAGGAGGAAGGATTTGAAGTGGCGGGTATTCCCAGAGCTCGACTACTTCGAAACTGGCGGCTGATCAAGGGGATAGACGACGAGGTTCACCCCACGCTGGCCGGCCTTCTCTTGATCGGTAAATCCCCCCAGCATTTCCTCCCCTATGTTTATATCTCGGCCCTTCGTATACCAGGGAGGGATATATCCCTAGAGCCGAAGGATCAAAAGCGGATTGAAGGCAGGCTTGTGGAGATGCTCCATGATACGATGAAGTTCCTGGATCTATATCTGGTGAGGGTTCATCGTATTCAAGGGCTGGAGCCTGAGGTGAAACCCGAATTCCCACTGGAAGCGCTCAGAGAGGCGCTGGTCAACGCTATGGTCCATCGGGATTATACCATTTCAGCGCCCATAAGGGTGATACTCTACGATGATCGAATCGAATTCCGGACTCCCGGACGGCTCCCCAACACGGTTACTATCGAATCTCTGAGGTTCGGAGTTCATGTCCTGCGCAATCCTACGATCTATAACATGTTTCTGAAAATAGGGCTTGTCACCGATGCGGGAAGCGGTATCCCCAGAATGATCCGTCTTTTACGGGAACACACGGGCCATGAACCTCTGTTCCGAATGGAGGGAAATGAGTTCGTCGTCATTTTCCCCCGATCTCAGGAGAGCGGGAGGTAGATGAAATGGGGTTTTGGGAGGCAATAGCACTCATAGTCATAGCAGTTGTGGCGATAAACGCCTTCAAGGAGATAAGGATAAAACGTAACGCCATTAAAGAGTCAGACCTCAAGGCTCTCGAACGGGATATAGAGCAGATGAAAAGGGATATAGCGGAGATCAAGGATTACATCGCCGATCTTATAATAAAGCTCCATGATGAGGGATGAGGAGGTAATAAAATGAGAGTTATGATGAGAGCTGTTGAGGCAATGGGAACAGTTGAATCCCAACGCCGAATAATTCTAGATGAGGAGCTGCCTATTATCGGTTCTAAACGAGTGCGGCTCATTATCCTGTTGCCTGAAGAAACTGATATAGATGAGATGGAATGGCTTCGGTCGGCAGCTCGAAACCCAGTTTTTGATTTTCTGAAAGATCCTGAAGAGGATATTTACACGCTTTCCGACGGGAGGCCATTCCACGCTCCGTTTACATCGTCTAATGACGGTTACAACCGCCTTGATTCGGCGAGAATTGGGTGAGTTGCCGCCACAGGTACAAGCGGAGGTGTCTGAGAAATTGCGAAAGCTGTTTGGGCTGACAGATGAAGCGAGGTGATGAGGTCTGGAGATACTGAGGGGTTTGAACGAAAAGCAGATCGAAGCCGTTCGACACATCGACGGCCCGCTCCTGGTCCTGGCCGGCCCGGGGACGGGCAAGACCAGGGTCATCACCCATAAGGTCGCCCACCTGATCCGGAACGTGAAGATCCCGCCCGAATCCATCATGGCCGTCACCTTCACCAATAAGGCCGCTGAGGAGATGCGGGAGAGGGTTATCAGATTGATCGGCTCCACCATCCACCAGATATGGATGGGAACCTTTCACGCCGCCTGCGTCAACGTGCTGCGCGAGGATTCCGAAAAGATAGGATTGGACAAACACTTCGTCATTTTCGATCGTCAGATGCAGGATGAACTGATATCGGAGTGTCTCAGGGATCTAAACATCGGCAGGGGACGGTATCAGATATGGTTCATCAGGGACATCATAAGCGCTCAGAAGGCGAAGATGAAACCGATGGAACGGCTGGAGGAGATATACACCCGCGATGGGGAGATCATCAGCGACCCCCAGGAGGTCGAAACCTTATCCGAGATCATAAGGCTCTACCAGGAGAAACTTCAGGGATATAAAGCGCTGGATTTCGACGACATCCTTCTCTATGCCGTTAGACTCCTCCGGGAGGTCGATGATGTTCGGGATAAATACAGGGAGAGGGCCGGTTATATACTGGTCGATGAGTTTCAGGACATCAACCTCGCGCAGTACGAGTTCCTGAGGCTTATCTCCGATGCCGATATGAGGAAATGCGTGACCGTCGTGGCGGATGAGGATCAATCGATATATAGCTGGCGCGGGTCCAGCCCTCGTTTCATAGACTCCTTCATCGAGGAGTTCAACCCGCGCGTGATCGAGCTGGAGATCAACTACAGATCAACATCTGACATCCTTGAGGCCGCCCAATCCCTCATACGACACAACCGGCGCCATAGAACCAAAGATCTCTCCCCGGATAACTCCAGCGTCGGGAGGATCATCCATTACACCGTCGATACCGCTGAGGAGGAAGCGAACCTTGTGGCGAGGCTGATCACAAGGCTTATCAGGGAGGCCAGATACTCGCCAGGGGATATAGCCATCTTCTACCGAAGACATGCCCTCGCGGACACGCTTGAGGAGTTTCTGGCCCGCAGCGGATTTCGGATCACCAGGGTCAAACCCGAGGCAATCCTGACGGAAAGCGTCCTCGGGAAGCTGATAGCCCTTCTGAGGTTCATCAACTGGGGCCTGGATTTGGATCTGGAGAGGGCCATGAACTTCCCCAGGACGATCG
This is a stretch of genomic DNA from Candidatus Poribacteria bacterium. It encodes these proteins:
- a CDS encoding NTP transferase domain-containing protein; this translates as MKVVIPAAGAGTRLRPHTHTTPKTLVRVAGKPILGHVLDGLSTLQIEELIVVVGYMGDKIRDFIHENYDLKVTFVEQPERLGLGYAISLTKEAVGNSPLFITLDDTIIEFDLHGMLENGYSAIGVKEVDDPRRFGVVELKDGFIEHLVEKPDIPPSNLAIVGVYFIRNSPLLFECLDEIIRKGIKVRGEYQLTDALQMMIERGERIRAFPIDGWFDCGKPETLLATNRHLLEKQGDEYDVPGSIIIPPVFIGSATRIERSIIGPYVSIAEGCFISNSILRDSIINENARVSDVLLDGSLIGANATVSGRPYNLNVGDSSEVNLS
- the holA gene encoding DNA polymerase III subunit delta, which codes for MKKPPRVNPNLVIRDMRAGKVLPLYLLCGEEEYLIETTLGKMIEVLLPDEKVRDFNLEIFEGGDVSAGEVIAAAETYPLGAARRVIVVRNPSFLTGIKSNGLELLRKGIEHFQSGNLSRAAQYLSRALGLHPEEMEDGRKLSYAISAFKSENEGNLDQEEVEFLDRAVELFRDVEVPSSGGGNDTGRFMDWIKSGLPPTAVLILIISGPISLPAVLQEEIQRIGLVINFEHLRSSYALSRDPMFRAVSKHLARFNKTISPEAFSLLRERCENDLGRVFEELEKLVPYAGDRNRIEEEDVDRVVPESISSRIFELTDAIGGKDLSKALKALWQTLRSGEPPIKVHALITRQIRLIFQAKLIMQRGIIRGDMRMMDYRRFSETVYRSIPDMAVNLLPSSRQYNLLKQKPFPLFQALRLADNFTVDELKRDIERLLEADIALKTGRASPELILEELVIDLCSGKESKEGR
- a CDS encoding class II fructose-bisphosphate aldolase, giving the protein MALVNMKDMLEDAKRHKYAVGAFNVLNIESLQGILEAAVELKSPVIINIAEVHFDYVDMEAMAPVVQRAAQLAPIPVALHLDHGLSLQTIVRAIRCGFTSVMYDGSEYPLEENIRRTKQIVDICHSVGVTVEAELGQVTGGEGGSKEGTVAEPSLFTDPQEAAIFVEETGVDALAVAIGTVHGLYKGEPKLDFDRLAEIARRVNIPLVLHGGTGVPDEDFKRAIQLGICKVNFYTQTSIAAVNRIKERLRKEPDLIKFPELLLEAKIGIKETVKRQIQVFGSVGICDHPNPLCNSCRACQLGRSRFGEEETVVRGEPTSIIPEEELVEIISRVTASVLREIG
- a CDS encoding putative DNA binding domain-containing protein gives rise to the protein MNLEMLKERLERGENLHTEFKIWPVHPDDLASSIVAFANTDGGQIILGVDDKGGIMGIDEDELDRAAQFVDNVSFNNCVPPVTVVQETIRDEMGRIVLVVNVPKGDLRPYRTNRGVYYIRTSSGRRHASREELLRLFQTVESIYYDETPVMGSSMDDLDEEAVEELLDKIEEEGFEVAGIPRARLLRNWRLIKGIDDEVHPTLAGLLLIGKSPQHFLPYVYISALRIPGRDISLEPKDQKRIEGRLVEMLHDTMKFLDLYLVRVHRIQGLEPEVKPEFPLEALREALVNAMVHRDYTISAPIRVILYDDRIEFRTPGRLPNTVTIESLRFGVHVLRNPTIYNMFLKIGLVTDAGSGIPRMIRLLREHTGHEPLFRMEGNEFVVIFPRSQESGR
- a CDS encoding MoxR family ATPase; the encoded protein is MELKPHEIEAVEFLKKGREKLLKEIRKVIIGQGEVIDQILIAFFSRGHCLLVGVPGLAKTLLISTIAQILDLKFNRIQFTPDLMPSDIIGTDIIQEDIDTGRRYFKFMPGPIFANVVLADEINRTPPKTQAALLQAMQEYKVTAGGTTYELDPPFFVLATQNPIEQEGTYPLPEAQLDRFMFSIYMDYPSSEEEEEIALTTTSAYEPQLEKVMSKEEIIELQDVVRRVPIARDVVRYAVRLVRSSRPSDEMAPPFIRDWVAWGAGTRAIQYLVLGAKARAVMLGRYHASYEDIQAISKPVLRHRILTNFNAEADGITSLDIIDRLLETVKP
- a CDS encoding 4Fe-4S binding protein — translated: MIEISRDICGYCGTCAGVCPQNAITLLDLFVEIEHEKCIRCGLCVRACPLGALKLRAKSSDCL